Within Dysgonomonas sp. HDW5A, the genomic segment AAAAAGTGTGTGAGACCCATCTGCTGTAGATTCTATTCTTACTTCCTGTTCCATTATCTTTTCAACATATTCGGATATTATATCTTCTCTATTAAAGCAACAGCATACGATGAAAACCCTTCTTCTCTGCCCACAAATCCCATTTTCTCAGAAGTTGTAGCTTTGATTGAGAGATCATCTACATCAATCTCCAAAATATCTGCCATCACTTTCTGCATTTGGGGTATATGAGGATTTATCTTTGGCTGTTCGGCACAAATCGTAGCATCTATATTTCCTATTCTATATCCTTTTTGGGTAAGTACCTCTAAAGTTTTCTTCAGTAGTAATTTACTATCAACATCTTTATATTCCTTAGCCGTATCAGGAAAATGAAATCCTATATCTCTAAGGTTAGCTGCACCCAATAGGGCATCGCAAATAGCATGGATAAGTACATCTGCATCAGAATGTCCCATTAATCCTTTTTCAAAATCAATCTTCACTCCACCCAGCCATAAATCACGGCCTTCTACTAAACGATGAACATCATATCCAAATCCTACACGTATCTTCATTATAATTCTTCAATAAATTGTGCTTAAAAATACCTTATCTTATTTAAATAAATTTCTTAACCCATCCATATCAAACCCCAGCGAAAAACGGATTGTCTGATCCAAAGGATTAGATTCTGCTGCCGAAATTAAATATGCAGCATCGAGTTGGAATACATTCATTTTGAATCCTGCTCCAAATGAAAAATATTTTCGGTTTCCTTGTCTTTCACTTTCATGAAAATATCCGCCTCTAACCATAAACTGGTTATTGTATGCATACTCCATACCCGCCGACCAGGCTATCTCTTCCAGCTCTCCTCTAAGTCCATAAGGTGAATCTGTAAATGATGTAAATATTCCACGAATAGGCGACATTTCAGCGACCGCTCGTTGACGTGCCAGAAATACATCCTCTTTTTCCTCATCTCCTCTTACAGGACGAGATGGTACTAAGAGCTTATTCAGATCCATACTGAATGCCAGTGTATTATATTCGTCCAAAGGATATGTAAGGGAAGCTCCTAAACGCATATTTGTCGGAATAAAATAACTGTTAGCACCTCCATCCATTGATATTTTAGAGCCAACATTGGATATATTGAAACCCAGTCCCAGCAAACTTTCGGCAGAACCGATCATTACATACGATTCATTGTATCCGGACAAGTCGGCAGCAAAAGCATTTCCCGGAGTTGTTCCATCATCAACTGATGTAGTATAATCTGTGCGAATATACCGCATGGCAACACTACCCGAGAATGTCTGTGTCAGTTTACGTGAATAGGCTACATCAAAAGCCATTTCGTATGGAGAAACCACTGAACCAAATTGACCATTTAAATCGACTTCAGGTATATCCCCTATCGAAAAATAGCGTATTGAAGCACTTAATGCCTGATTATCTTCATTTCCAAATTTATAGAAACCCGAAGCGTAAACCATAGCTATATCTTTTACGATTTTGCGTAACCAAGGAGTGTACGACATTGATATTCCTGCCTTAGTTTCGAGAAATGCATATTTTGCAGGGTTCCAGTGTTGCGAATAGAGGTCGGGCAGAGTAGCTGCTCCAACGTCTCCCATACCTCCTCCTCTTGCATCGGGTGCAATCGTTAACGATGGAACCGCTGTTATAGGAGGATTGGCCAACTCTTGTGTATATCCTGTAAGTGCACTAATCAGGAAAAGAGCTATAAATAGGTATTTCTTACTAATTCTTATCATAGGTTTAATCTTTGTTTTTGTTTAGGTCTCAGACCTTTTTATATTTTAGCAAGTATAACAAATATAATGTGTTGTAACTTCAAACATATTACGAAATACTATATTTACTCATAGGTACGTGTACATATTGTAGCATAAAGATAAAACTCTATCTTAATGGGTAACAATTAATTTCTGAGATTTTATGGATGAAACCCTTCCATTGAGACTTACTTGTGCTGTACAAATATAAACACCCGGATTTAAACGTGAGCCTCCAGAGTCATTTAAATTCCAATTATAGGAATATTGTTGCAGATAATCTGCACTTTCTTCATGCACCCACATGAGGGCTCCAGTCAACGAATAAACCGATATCTTCACATCGACATTTGTTCCCGGAGTATTTGTGTTCAACACAAAATTAGTTTCATTTATTGCTGGATTACCCCATATTTCGAAATTATAGATTGCCGGTCTGAAATCATTACTTATAATAAAATCAATTGTTTGACTTGCTGAATTATTCCAAACATCCCACACTCTCAACTCTAACGTATGATGTCCTTCGTCTAACTCCGGAAATTGATATCTTATACTTCCTTTTTTAGTTGAATTTTCATCATTCTCAAAGTAAGGAGTCATATCAATATTTGTTCGATTATTAAGAATAAGTACCATATTGTGCCCTATTCCACTTGATAAATTAATTCCGGTGTCGTCCGAAATATCAGCGAAAAAGAGAGGCGTAGGGTTTACATGATCTCCATTTTTAAATTGAGGAGAATTCAAAAACATATTTGAAATAACAGGAGGATTAGTTTCTTCGGGCAAATTAGTATTTGTACCCCCTACCGTATAATTATAAAAAGAACCCTGAGCTTTTTTATCTCCATCCTCATTATGGGCATAAAAACTCATTTTCCCTTTTCCGCCTGTATATAGAATATCTTTGGGAGCTACAAAGTTAATTTCAAATGTACCTTCTTTAACTTCGACACTACCGGAGAATAAAGTATTCGTATAATCTTTATAACTCATGGCAATCTCATCACTTAGGCCATCCGGAGTATTTCCTCTTGTTCTAAGAGTCTGCTCCGAATCAAACACGATCGATTCGAGCTTGCCATTAAAGTCTGTAACTATATCTCCATTCTGATTAACAATATTTCCCTTGATAATTGTATTATCTAAAGCTTGTATATTAAGATCTTTTTCATCAGCAGACAGTCCATTCATTTCAGTAACTTCAACACGATAAGTTTCATCCGGATAATTTAATCTTAATGCAGGATCTCCTAATAATTGGAACTTCAGCTTATTCATATCCTGCAACATATCTTTCTCCAGTTTAGCATTACGAATTATATCACCCATTCGAGCAGCTTTTCCGTCTTTGGGTTTCAATAAATGCTTGGTTATATTGTTATTCATAAGAGTATTATCAACAATAAATACAACTCTTACTGTAGAAAACAAAGCAATAGCACCTCCATTAGGATTCAATAAGGCAACTTCGCCTCCCGAAGTATCATCGGCGTCGAAGCGGCTAAAATCGCAAGTTGCAGTTATCCAAAGAGGTAATCTGTTATTATTCATTGCAGTTATATCCGAAAGTTTCAATAAAAACTCATGGGTCCAAGAATCTGTAGCACCATGTCCTATAAAATTCAAAGCCAAAGTCCCTCTATTTATATTATCAAGAACAGCTTGTGTAGCATCCGGATAACGTGCACCATTAGTGCTTAATACTCTTTCATAAGAATCTTGATAAATACGGTTCAATATAAAATCGGGATGGTTAGTAGCAGTGTAAGTAGCTAGTTTTTCGGCATCTAACATGTGTCCTCGCTCCGATATAAGAGTGTGATTAGGAGCAATAGCATCATCGGCAATAAATGTTATATTATTTTGCCATATTCCTCTATTAGTATTCTCCATATATGCTGTTATTTTGCTTACAGCTATTTGAGCTTCATTTTCGGTTCTCACAGGCAGACGCCCTATAGAAATATCCAGCTTGTCTAAAGCCAAATCACGACCTTCGCTATCATCCAAAAATCCTAAATAGTCATCAGTTACATAAGAAGCTGTCTCCTGTAAAGACTCTTCTGTTTGATAAGTCAAAAGCATTGACTTTTTATTTTCAGCAGTCCAATTAGATTGAATAAAGCGATTATCGAATGTGCCCCCTCCAAAAAGGAAAAGATATTTAGGCCTGTCTTCTTCGGAAGTACTTCTGTCATAGAACATTTTCACAAATCGACGATACGCAGTTATATCCGGATTACCGGACGAAAACTCATTATAAATATCATCCGGACTAACAATTAACGACCTCAAACCTTCCTTTGCATGCAATCCGGCAACTTGCTCAGCATAAGATTTCAAAAACGGTTGAACTATAATTATCATATCAGGGCTCGTACTTGCATGAAGGTTTTGATTAGACACTTTACCGACAAGTGTAGGAGAAGGAATTGTTTTAGAAATATCCACTAAAGCATATTCATGTATATCAGTATTAGATGCTCCGAAGCTCAGAGTAGTGCCTGATAAGGATGCATCAATTTTTCGAACCGTAGTATTATCCGTAACATCCCATACCAACATCGAACTGCTGGCTTCTGAAATATTGAATTGAATATCTCCCCTATTCGTTTTATCACGAAATAAAGTCACTGCACCATATGGTTTTAGCGCTCGTTGATAATTTACTCTTATATAATTCAGATAAAGGTTCTGATCGGTGCTCCATCCCTTTGTATAAGTAAGATTCAACGTATTCTTATTTTGTAGATTTGATCTGACTATTGTATCATTTATGGTGGTTGCACGCGTATAATATTCATTCGTTACTTCAGTCTTCTGGCTTTTAACCAAACCTCCATTTACAGATACACTAAGCATCCCAACCGGTACAGTAACTCTTGATATAAAGTCATATCTTATAGTAGCAGGGGCGGAAGTTACCCCTTCAAGAGGTAGTGTAAAATCCTGAGAAGTTTTACTTTTAAAGCTTTCACCAAAGAATTTGCGACCGGTTTCTGCTATATTTACCAGCTCTTTTTCGTGTAAATAATAATCATCGAAAGTATTTACTTTAACAGACGCTGCAGAAGAAGCCTGCGTAGCCATGAGTTTAGGCTGATCAGTAGATTCGGTCACAAAATAATAAGCAACCTCATCAGCCTTAGTATCACTATTCTTAGAATATGGATTTTGTTCGTGTACAAACTCTTTCAGTTTTTCATCATATACCCATTTAATACCTCCACGGGCATAAAACAATATATAATCTCCTTTTCCAAAATTAGCGGGGTCTTTACTCATCCATATCGAAACCTTAGGAAGATCATCTATATAAGGTTTTGTAAAGTCCTCATCCAGAATCCAGCCTCCATAGCCATATATTTTCACATTCTGAGGGTTAGATAAACCCATTTTAGCTAACTCTTCATAAGTCAATTTATACACACCGGTAGCAGGCACCTTTATTTTATACCAGTTTCCTTGTGATAATACAGAGTTAGCTGCGTATCTACTCCCATCATTATCAACTGCTGATAGTTGAAATAAGGAACAGATACTAAAAAAGAGTAGTGTATAGAAATATCTTTGCAACAGTTTTTGTCTTAACATATAAATTAAGGTCTCTGACCTTTGTTACTTTGGTAAGCATAAATACAATTTATAATTATAATTTTATCACTATAAATTATATCTAAGACCTTACTATTACCTATATATATTCTTGTTAGCGTACATAAAAATCAAAAAGTTTCTTATTTTCCAAAAAACCCTCCAAGTGATCGTCTAT encodes:
- the ispF gene encoding 2-C-methyl-D-erythritol 2,4-cyclodiphosphate synthase yields the protein MKIRVGFGYDVHRLVEGRDLWLGGVKIDFEKGLMGHSDADVLIHAICDALLGAANLRDIGFHFPDTAKEYKDVDSKLLLKKTLEVLTQKGYRIGNIDATICAEQPKINPHIPQMQKVMADILEIDVDDLSIKATTSEKMGFVGREEGFSSYAVALIEKI
- the porV gene encoding type IX secretion system outer membrane channel protein PorV, with the translated sequence MIRISKKYLFIALFLISALTGYTQELANPPITAVPSLTIAPDARGGGMGDVGAATLPDLYSQHWNPAKYAFLETKAGISMSYTPWLRKIVKDIAMVYASGFYKFGNEDNQALSASIRYFSIGDIPEVDLNGQFGSVVSPYEMAFDVAYSRKLTQTFSGSVAMRYIRTDYTTSVDDGTTPGNAFAADLSGYNESYVMIGSAESLLGLGFNISNVGSKISMDGGANSYFIPTNMRLGASLTYPLDEYNTLAFSMDLNKLLVPSRPVRGDEEKEDVFLARQRAVAEMSPIRGIFTSFTDSPYGLRGELEEIAWSAGMEYAYNNQFMVRGGYFHESERQGNRKYFSFGAGFKMNVFQLDAAYLISAAESNPLDQTIRFSLGFDMDGLRNLFK
- the porU gene encoding type IX secretion system sortase PorU; the protein is MLRQKLLQRYFYTLLFFSICSLFQLSAVDNDGSRYAANSVLSQGNWYKIKVPATGVYKLTYEELAKMGLSNPQNVKIYGYGGWILDEDFTKPYIDDLPKVSIWMSKDPANFGKGDYILFYARGGIKWVYDEKLKEFVHEQNPYSKNSDTKADEVAYYFVTESTDQPKLMATQASSAASVKVNTFDDYYLHEKELVNIAETGRKFFGESFKSKTSQDFTLPLEGVTSAPATIRYDFISRVTVPVGMLSVSVNGGLVKSQKTEVTNEYYTRATTINDTIVRSNLQNKNTLNLTYTKGWSTDQNLYLNYIRVNYQRALKPYGAVTLFRDKTNRGDIQFNISEASSSMLVWDVTDNTTVRKIDASLSGTTLSFGASNTDIHEYALVDISKTIPSPTLVGKVSNQNLHASTSPDMIIIVQPFLKSYAEQVAGLHAKEGLRSLIVSPDDIYNEFSSGNPDITAYRRFVKMFYDRSTSEEDRPKYLFLFGGGTFDNRFIQSNWTAENKKSMLLTYQTEESLQETASYVTDDYLGFLDDSEGRDLALDKLDISIGRLPVRTENEAQIAVSKITAYMENTNRGIWQNNITFIADDAIAPNHTLISERGHMLDAEKLATYTATNHPDFILNRIYQDSYERVLSTNGARYPDATQAVLDNINRGTLALNFIGHGATDSWTHEFLLKLSDITAMNNNRLPLWITATCDFSRFDADDTSGGEVALLNPNGGAIALFSTVRVVFIVDNTLMNNNITKHLLKPKDGKAARMGDIIRNAKLEKDMLQDMNKLKFQLLGDPALRLNYPDETYRVEVTEMNGLSADEKDLNIQALDNTIIKGNIVNQNGDIVTDFNGKLESIVFDSEQTLRTRGNTPDGLSDEIAMSYKDYTNTLFSGSVEVKEGTFEINFVAPKDILYTGGKGKMSFYAHNEDGDKKAQGSFYNYTVGGTNTNLPEETNPPVISNMFLNSPQFKNGDHVNPTPLFFADISDDTGINLSSGIGHNMVLILNNRTNIDMTPYFENDENSTKKGSIRYQFPELDEGHHTLELRVWDVWNNSASQTIDFIISNDFRPAIYNFEIWGNPAINETNFVLNTNTPGTNVDVKISVYSLTGALMWVHEESADYLQQYSYNWNLNDSGGSRLNPGVYICTAQVSLNGRVSSIKSQKLIVTH